The proteins below are encoded in one region of Bacteroides uniformis:
- a CDS encoding IS3 family transposase has translation MKVALACRLFGHCRQAYYQSKADIESQIHRERLMLDAVRDIRIEDPGIGCYKLWIMLTVLFGAGFMPGRDSFYALLRQHRLMLPARKTRHTTNSNHRYHKWKNLIKGLTLTSANQLWVSDITYIPLANGEVCYLHLITDAYSHKIVGWVLADTLRVSATINALQQAIEQAVEMTGDENLTGLIHHSDRGVQYCCDPYVALLQKHGIAISMTEDYKPTDNAVAERINGIIKAESSHPRGRFNEIGHARNVIARYIHFYNHRRPHMSIGYKIPAVAHLEKGIQKKMWKKKKYPSTSSNKKKDAISLQSRTASPGEGAGQRT, from the coding sequence CTGAAAGTTGCGTTGGCCTGCCGTCTGTTTGGCCATTGTCGTCAAGCCTACTACCAGTCAAAGGCTGACATTGAGAGTCAGATACATAGGGAACGTCTCATGCTGGATGCTGTCCGTGATATCCGTATCGAAGATCCGGGTATAGGCTGTTACAAACTGTGGATTATGCTCACCGTGCTTTTTGGAGCCGGGTTCATGCCTGGGCGGGACAGCTTTTATGCATTGCTCCGGCAACACCGCTTGATGCTTCCTGCCCGCAAGACCCGGCATACGACGAACTCCAACCATCGCTACCACAAGTGGAAGAACCTAATCAAAGGACTGACCTTGACTTCAGCCAACCAGTTGTGGGTCAGCGACATTACTTATATACCACTTGCCAATGGTGAAGTCTGTTATCTGCATCTGATTACGGATGCCTACTCCCATAAGATAGTGGGATGGGTGCTTGCCGACACCTTACGGGTATCGGCAACCATCAATGCATTGCAACAGGCTATAGAGCAGGCTGTTGAAATGACAGGAGATGAAAATCTTACGGGCCTGATACATCACTCGGACCGTGGCGTACAATACTGTTGCGACCCATACGTGGCACTTCTTCAGAAACATGGCATTGCCATCAGTATGACGGAAGACTACAAACCCACCGACAATGCCGTTGCGGAACGTATCAACGGGATTATTAAGGCGGAAAGCAGCCATCCTCGAGGCCGGTTCAACGAAATCGGGCATGCAAGAAATGTCATAGCTCGCTACATACATTTCTATAACCATCGCAGACCGCATATGAGTATCGGGTATAAAATACCTGCTGTGGCGCATCTGGAGAAGGGAATACAGAAGAAAATGTGGAAGAAGAAAAAATATCCTTCCACAAGTAGCAATAAAAAGAAGGATGCAATATCTTTGCAAAGCCGGACAGCAAGTCCGGGCGAAGGCGCAGGACAGCGCACCTGA
- a CDS encoding NAD kinase, whose amino-acid sequence MKFAIFGNTYQAKKSSHAENLFRLLGQHNAQLCICREFHHFLTADLHLNIPDAELFDGDDFCADMVISIGGDGTFLKAASRVGKKNIPILGINTGRLGFLADISPEEMEETFDEIYNNHYKVEERSVLQLRCDDERLMQSPYALNEIAVLKRDSSSMISIHAAINGAPLTTYQADGLVISTPTGSTAYSLSVGGPVIVPHSKTIAITPVAPHSLNVRPIVICDDWEITLDVESRSHNFLVAIDGRSESCKETTRLHISRADYSIKVVKRFNHIFFDTLRNKLMWGADIR is encoded by the coding sequence ATGAAATTTGCCATATTCGGAAATACCTACCAAGCAAAGAAATCCTCGCATGCAGAAAACCTCTTCCGGTTGCTCGGACAGCATAATGCACAGCTCTGCATCTGCCGGGAATTCCATCACTTCCTGACTGCCGATTTACATTTAAACATACCTGACGCCGAATTGTTTGACGGAGATGATTTCTGTGCCGACATGGTTATCAGCATCGGTGGCGACGGCACTTTCCTAAAAGCAGCCAGCCGTGTAGGAAAGAAGAATATCCCCATATTGGGCATCAATACCGGCCGGCTGGGTTTCCTTGCCGACATCTCACCGGAAGAGATGGAAGAGACCTTCGATGAAATCTACAATAATCACTATAAGGTGGAAGAGCGTAGTGTACTGCAACTGAGGTGCGACGATGAACGCTTGATGCAATCCCCTTACGCCCTCAATGAGATAGCCGTATTGAAGCGGGACAGTTCGTCCATGATCAGTATCCACGCCGCCATCAATGGCGCTCCGTTGACCACTTATCAAGCTGACGGCCTGGTTATCTCCACACCTACCGGTTCCACCGCCTACTCACTCAGCGTCGGCGGTCCGGTCATTGTGCCCCACAGTAAAACCATCGCCATCACCCCGGTGGCTCCACACAGCCTCAACGTCCGTCCCATCGTCATTTGTGACGACTGGGAAATTACACTTGATGTGGAAAGCCGCAGCCACAACTTCTTGGTTGCCATCGACGGCCGTAGCGAGTCCTGCAAAGAAACGACCCGGTTGCACATCTCACGTGCCGACTATAGCATAAAGGTAGTGAAACGGTTCAACCATATTTTCTTTGATACCCTTCGCAATAAACTAATGTGGGGGGCGGACATCAGATAA
- a CDS encoding transposase, which translates to MTSKRKLYREDEKLFFLHSYYQSGMSKHAFCRAHGICCPALLNSWIKKYSNLAEELSLPSEQESPDMSNRSKEAYKDENAQLKKRIKELEKALSFSKLETEARELMITRAEELFNIPIRKKSGAKS; encoded by the coding sequence ATGACTTCAAAACGAAAGCTTTATCGTGAAGATGAAAAACTGTTTTTTCTTCACTCTTACTACCAATCAGGTATGAGTAAGCATGCCTTTTGCCGGGCACATGGCATTTGTTGCCCTGCCTTGCTAAATAGTTGGATTAAAAAGTATTCAAATTTAGCAGAAGAGCTATCTTTGCCTTCTGAACAAGAATCACCAGATATGTCCAATCGCAGCAAGGAAGCCTACAAAGATGAAAATGCCCAATTAAAAAAGCGCATTAAAGAGCTGGAGAAAGCTCTGTCTTTCTCCAAGCTGGAAACAGAAGCCCGTGAGTTGATGATTACGCGTGCTGAAGAACTCTTCAACATCCCTATCAGAAAAAAATCTGGGGCCAAATCGTAA
- a CDS encoding immunity 17 family protein: MNLAFSVIVMEWFDKISEFMEGLPEWLQEHPRYGYLIVAGILLLWLVGIVCGWRWTYSRPGSWEGNFWLGTLGERSYRFWLGLIVAAATGCALLLFFVTG, from the coding sequence ATGAATTTGGCTTTTTCTGTTATTGTTATGGAATGGTTCGATAAGATAAGCGAGTTTATGGAGGGTCTGCCGGAGTGGTTGCAGGAGCATCCGAGGTACGGCTACCTGATCGTGGCGGGAATCCTGCTGCTGTGGCTTGTGGGGATTGTCTGCGGATGGCGGTGGACGTACTCCCGTCCGGGAAGTTGGGAAGGGAATTTCTGGCTGGGTACGCTGGGTGAAAGGAGTTACCGTTTCTGGCTGGGGCTGATCGTTGCCGCCGCAACGGGATGCGCTCTGCTGCTGTTCTTCGTAACGGGATAA
- a CDS encoding WG repeat-containing protein, translating into MKKASPHKRTGRPKLPGFFDHFFYWMWRSCRHGFPDRSFVVISVVQFACLLFPVAVVLQFLDSPSVRFLYETDNRLTLFPLILPFPILLWRNMRIYTEERYRMMHDFYGAFHVSVRQRYRLRFLVCTVLAVLAILLEIWLFTLYHDRCTAISSGNSHPASLYVPYRYDNGNDSVQEGVYRIVDEKGRIGYADEHGNTLIEPRFAFGFPFENGKAKVTDTGEQQEVPDSDGEYHYWESDDWYYIDRKGQRIE; encoded by the coding sequence ATGAAGAAAGCCTCCCCACATAAAAGAACCGGTCGGCCGAAGCTCCCCGGATTCTTCGACCACTTCTTTTATTGGATGTGGCGCAGTTGTCGGCACGGCTTCCCTGACCGTAGTTTTGTGGTCATCAGCGTAGTCCAGTTCGCCTGCCTTCTGTTTCCGGTCGCCGTTGTTTTACAGTTCTTGGACTCTCCGTCTGTCCGCTTTCTCTATGAGACAGACAACCGCCTTACCCTTTTCCCGCTGATACTACCGTTCCCCATACTGCTTTGGAGGAATATGCGCATCTATACCGAAGAGCGTTACCGCATGATGCACGACTTTTACGGGGCGTTCCATGTATCGGTGCGGCAACGCTATCGCCTCCGTTTCCTTGTCTGCACGGTGCTTGCAGTCCTTGCCATCCTGCTTGAAATATGGCTGTTCACCCTTTATCATGACCGTTGCACGGCCATATCCTCCGGCAACAGCCATCCCGCAAGCCTTTATGTCCCATACAGGTATGACAATGGCAACGATTCCGTGCAGGAAGGCGTTTACCGCATCGTCGATGAAAAAGGGCGTATCGGATATGCGGACGAGCATGGCAATACCCTCATAGAGCCACGCTTCGCTTTTGGCTTTCCTTTCGAGAACGGGAAGGCGAAAGTAACCGACACGGGAGAACAGCAAGAAGTTCCCGATTCGGATGGGGAATACCACTATTGGGAAAGCGATGATTGGTATTACATCGACCGGAAAGGGCAAAGGATTGAATAA